A window of the Haloarcula litorea genome harbors these coding sequences:
- a CDS encoding ParB N-terminal domain-containing protein produces the protein MTNNPFWDAAEDALRGERVRVHTTDGTYTGLLTLFHYQDHAVLLRDVTTPDGDATPATLVENPRTIEQQPETASREVVTVDVDAIASQPYSVREYDSPDFAAFVRQVRHDGGLTNLPLLRPLDGDHDATHQVVSGHRRVETLRRAGIDEHPVEVESFTDWAATRRFIDEHFPVTDSERESCTDSRSGWYPPELMQESYERLREEWGREKLLGHPAIRANEAILEAADGTAADVHDVLTEASSEEGGADESTEDSDTPEIDDVVADLAAASDAGEERIRDDVTTLREHEVPLDAVKGALRRKYAGE, from the coding sequence ATGACCAACAACCCGTTCTGGGACGCGGCGGAGGACGCCCTCCGCGGTGAACGCGTCCGCGTCCACACGACCGACGGAACGTACACCGGTCTTCTCACCCTGTTTCACTATCAAGACCACGCGGTGTTGCTGAGGGACGTCACGACGCCCGACGGCGACGCGACACCGGCCACACTTGTCGAGAATCCCCGCACCATCGAACAGCAACCGGAGACGGCCAGCCGGGAGGTCGTCACCGTCGACGTGGACGCGATTGCATCACAGCCGTACAGCGTCCGCGAGTACGACTCCCCGGACTTCGCGGCGTTCGTGCGACAGGTGCGCCACGATGGTGGCCTCACGAATCTCCCGCTACTTCGCCCGCTCGATGGCGACCACGATGCAACGCATCAGGTGGTCTCCGGCCACCGACGCGTCGAGACGCTTCGCCGCGCCGGCATCGATGAACATCCCGTCGAGGTTGAGTCGTTCACCGACTGGGCGGCCACGAGACGGTTCATCGACGAACACTTCCCCGTCACCGACTCGGAGCGAGAGAGCTGCACGGACTCGAGGAGTGGGTGGTATCCACCAGAGCTGATGCAGGAATCGTATGAGCGGCTTCGAGAGGAGTGGGGGCGAGAGAAACTCCTCGGGCATCCGGCTATCAGGGCGAACGAGGCGATTCTCGAAGCGGCCGACGGCACGGCAGCGGACGTTCACGACGTGTTGACCGAGGCCAGCTCTGAAGAGGGTGGTGCGGATGAGTCCACCGAGGACAGTGATACACCCGAGATTGATGATGTGGTGGCGGACTTGGCGGCTGCTTCTGATGCCGGTGAAGAGCGGATCAGAGACGATGTGACGACGCTTCGAGAGCACGAGGTGCCGCTCGATGCGGTCAAGGGCGCTCTCCGTCGAAAATACGCTGGCGAGTAG
- a CDS encoding multidrug transporter produces MLPTRDSSLGTLVGLIMVVIALGGSILFDWQWGWFPSQPVPLAIGVIAAIVAVGITIHLVRERVIDT; encoded by the coding sequence ATGCTCCCCACCCGCGATTCAAGCCTCGGCACGCTCGTTGGACTCATCATGGTCGTTATCGCTCTTGGTGGTTCCATTCTCTTCGACTGGCAGTGGGGATGGTTCCCGAGCCAACCGGTACCGCTGGCAATCGGCGTGATTGCGGCTATCGTCGCAGTAGGCATTACAATTCACCTAGTGCGCGAGCGTGTCATAGACACCTGA
- a CDS encoding DUF7521 family protein gives MSLLQLSPAIQSQIAFVLTVISTILGLAVGYLALRGYWQSRNRPMLFIAVGFFLVFWTPVLLVIGPYLTPLVGSFVYGMLGEISRIIGLLSILYGLRMPYLQRKSE, from the coding sequence ATGAGTCTGCTCCAGTTGAGTCCGGCGATCCAGTCACAGATCGCATTCGTACTCACGGTCATATCGACGATTCTGGGACTTGCGGTTGGCTATCTCGCGCTGCGTGGCTACTGGCAGAGTCGGAACCGACCGATGTTGTTCATCGCTGTTGGGTTCTTCCTCGTGTTCTGGACGCCAGTGTTGCTTGTTATCGGGCCATATCTCACTCCCCTCGTTGGTTCCTTCGTGTACGGAATGTTGGGAGAAATCAGTCGCATTATCGGACTGCTCTCTATTCTGTACGGATTGCGGATGCCCTATCTACAGCGCAAATCGGAGTAG
- a CDS encoding winged helix-turn-helix domain-containing protein gives MSAEQQPTPTQEEVIEVLREGRATPNHIKENTSIDSKHAVQHHLKELRLAGLVEKVNTGLYELANDK, from the coding sequence ATGAGTGCGGAACAGCAACCCACTCCGACTCAGGAAGAAGTGATCGAAGTCCTTCGAGAAGGCCGAGCGACGCCGAACCACATCAAGGAGAACACCAGCATCGACAGCAAGCACGCCGTCCAGCACCATCTGAAGGAGCTGCGACTGGCCGGTCTCGTGGAGAAGGTCAACACCGGACTCTACGAGCTGGCCAACGACAAGTGA
- a CDS encoding ArsR/SmtB family transcription factor, protein MERVNEDVREISGLLADETTQRILIETTDEPMSADELSDACGVSPQTVYRRLERLQEYDMVTEAVEMDDDGHHHKVYTATLDRVTIKLTSDGFRFDLSLRERMAARFTQFVSEVRDR, encoded by the coding sequence ATGGAACGAGTGAATGAGGACGTACGTGAGATTAGCGGGCTGCTGGCCGACGAGACCACCCAGCGAATTCTCATCGAAACAACCGATGAACCAATGTCCGCAGACGAACTGAGCGATGCATGTGGTGTGTCACCACAAACCGTGTACCGGCGACTAGAACGTCTACAGGAATATGATATGGTTACTGAAGCTGTCGAAATGGACGATGACGGCCATCACCACAAGGTGTATACTGCAACACTTGATCGAGTCACCATCAAGTTGACTTCGGATGGATTCAGGTTCGATTTATCCCTCCGTGAGCGTATGGCTGCTCGCTTTACGCAGTTCGTTAGTGAGGTGCGTGACCGATGA